From the Syngnathus typhle isolate RoL2023-S1 ecotype Sweden linkage group LG22, RoL_Styp_1.0, whole genome shotgun sequence genome, the window TCACATGAATGCAGAGGTAAGATTACCATTACAGACCCTCAATATGGTTATTATAATTACATTTTGTTTACCATGTCTAGCAACAAAGATTGGATTGTGACACTGATGCTATTCATTAGCTTGTCTATGGAATTTTGCATTGTTTAATTAGTATTAAGCTAAGTCTTCATAATTCAAATCTATGTTGGACAGCTGTCATCTGATTGTGCTGGCGTACCTAGTGCTGTCTGATTaatggcttttctttttctaggTGACTGTCACCTTCTCCGACTTTGACAAAATGGAGCAGGCATGCAGCATCCTGCTAGAGAAACTGGACAGGAGCGTCTCAGTGGGACAGCCTCGATTTTTCCACAGCGCCGAATGCTTGAACCGTGTCAGGTAAatatgcttttttatttttctttccaacTCCAAAGATAAAAAGTTATATTAGCCTAACAATTGTAAGATGCTGAGTCAGCTATATTAGGAATGTGTACTTTTTCAGATAAGAAGATTTTATAGTACTATAAAATCAACATTATTACAATAACCAAGTACTGTATTGTGTTTGAAATTGTGTGCACATGTAGGCAGAGTGCGTGCGTTTCGGCGGTGGAGAACGCTCAACAGAAGGCCATCAGAATTAGCCAGCTATTGGGACAAAGTCTGGGGGCGCCCACCCTGGTGCGAGAAGAGGAAACGAGAGAGTGGAAGAGTCATGACGAGGACGATGATGATGGTGGAGGTCAAAGGCAGGGCCAAGAGGTTGCCTCCACCCAGGCTGCCCCTCTTCCCTGCATACCTGACGTCACCGCCTCCTCGCGGGTGTCCGTCTACTTCCGAATGCGTGATGGAAATAGGAAGAATTACTAAATGCCAAATTTTTACAGCAGGTGAGTCCGAAACATACTTGGGAGTTTGTATTGTCATTTATTCAAACTCACACATTCATATACATTCAAAGTTGTCCATGTACAGCACTGTGCAAAAGTCAAGCGGCATCATTTGGAGATGATGCTATTATAAGCAGCTTCTGAGGAGGGTAAAGCTACCTTTAAAACTTAAACATTATGCAGCCCGATTTGTATCGTAAAAAATCTCTTTTAagataaatgttaaaaaaatgaatccaTTATGACAAAATGGCTACTGTTGGATATAATTGCAAATGGTGGCGAAGACTTGTACGCGCTCCTCTGCGACACAATACATTCAaatgagctgctgctgctgctgctcttgaTGGAATCGTCTCGATCAATATCGCCGTCATCTCACGAGCTTGGCGCTCAGAAATCAATGTCGTCCTCTGGGAAAATCTCTTTCAGCCACGTTTGGGGCACAAAGCGGACACCGTCAAAACCACTGAAGTAATGGTTCAAGGTGGGAATGTTGGGCTGTGAACACATCACAATCAATAAAAcacaaactgtgtgtgtgtgtgcgtgtgtgtggtgacGTTTGTATTCCTACTTTTTTGCCAGTGACACGCTTGAGGTAAGTTTGAGGCAGGTAGGCCACTACTACATGGTTAGGTCCTGGCCCTTTGAACAGAACTTTGTAATGAGGAGTCTTCTTGGCTGCAACACTCTTCATGGTTATCCAAACATATTATGGGTTAGGCCACATACGTCATCAAATTGTTCAAATGTTGCTACTTTGGCTGTGGTTTTAATTTATATTCGTCTTCTCAGTGATCACACAGACTGACCTGCGTTTCTTTGACCATCCTGAACATCCACTCAGCAGGGGCCCTCATCTCACTGTCCCAGCTCACCACCACGCCGAGCCGTTGGGTCTTGCGCTCCACCACGACCTCGCCCACCCGCAGGAAAACGTAAGGCGGCCGTGGACTGCGCACCTCCTTGGATGCTGACACACAAACATGAAAATagcatgtaaatatttttttcctattaacattaaaacaaatttgtaaACCTGTCTCAAACCTCCAAAATATCCTTGGTCGTTGTCAAACATCATGTTTTCCACAGGAGCCGAATCGGCTTCCCCCTCCATGTCCATACCGAGCGCAGACCTTCATGACAAAATATTGAGGTGAGTTAGGCGCTGTGGGAAACTAGCACGTTTAATGTTTTTGAGAGTTGAGAAACATTCTGCAAAGTACTCACAAGATTTTGGCAAATTGCTGCTGGCTCCACTCGTTCCAGGTTGAAATGCTCAGATAAGAACTGCTCCATTCTTTCCACATTTGAATCAACCTTGAACGCATCATCACGACGCTTAGTAGCAAATATGTTTAGGAGCATGACTAAGTccgatttttttcttattttatttgtatttctggCAACTTTCATTACATTCCCCAAGTGAAATCTAACCTTTTTCTCAGCTACTGCACATTTGAATAAATTctcataaaaataattaaaggtGGCGCACAAGGCAGCACAATAGTCTTGGGTGTACTGATGTGTTCAGGAAACCAGTACAGGCAGCTTGTGAAAATGAAACTAGGAATCAGGAAGTACTGACATGATCGTACCAGTAGTGTATCTATATTGTTCCGTCCAAATCTATTAACGACAACACTGCCGTAAAATTAAAgcataaaaatacaaacataatAAAAGGTCTACTTTATAAAACGTGATACCACAGTAGTAAAACAAATACCAGATACATAACCGGGCATATGAAAGAGTGAGTGTCGCATACTTTGCTGACGCGATGAGGCGCTGCTCTGCAGTGTTGCCGCTCCATTTGTGGATCAGGTACTGAGCCGGGAAGGCCGACAGCAAGAGCGCCAGTTGCACAGCCGCAGA encodes:
- the si:dkey-261l7.2 gene encoding uncharacterized protein si:dkey-261l7.2, with the translated sequence MPQLTLSAAVQLALLLSAFPAQYLIHKWSGNTAEQRLIASAKLIQMWKEWSSSYLSISTWNEWSQQQFAKILSALGMDMEGEADSAPVENMMFDNDQGYFGASKEVRSPRPPYVFLRVGEVVVERKTQRLGVVVSWDSEMRAPAEWMFRMVKETQSVAAKKTPHYKVLFKGPGPNHVVVAYLPQTYLKRVTGKKPNIPTLNHYFSGFDGVRFVPQTWLKEIFPEDDIDF
- the irak1bp1 gene encoding interleukin-1 receptor-associated kinase 1-binding protein 1 homolog; this translates as MDSRIRIFPGGAQPTSSVSPFAVTDVEQGIIELRSGNKQIPAGSQARELQVTGTAEVSCLADRASVQLRVGNSKASVNEVTSSVSRRLEYILQAVRQHGVSEDDITVRKFLHRDEDVYHMNAEVTVTFSDFDKMEQACSILLEKLDRSVSVGQPRFFHSAECLNRVRQSACVSAVENAQQKAIRISQLLGQSLGAPTLVREEETREWKSHDEDDDDGGGQRQGQEVASTQAAPLPCIPDVTASSRVSVYFRMRDGNRKNY